In Mytilus trossulus isolate FHL-02 chromosome 14, PNRI_Mtr1.1.1.hap1, whole genome shotgun sequence, a genomic segment contains:
- the LOC134696491 gene encoding membrane-associated guanylate kinase, WW and PDZ domain-containing protein 2-like, whose translation MDSESLCNSSEDLFFFKTRNKYPYNSSTFGSSSSGDTFNLKLRNGKLRTAINALTDAFKMVMATIDHLIQKPVDILMAGVDPENSTNRTNLKKSESELQKVAFLLQDGLKRMREAMQEQSRAIKVLSELEQFTPGHSKSPDVEQSSVKSETVSPLSEMDNVSEQQENEQTLAEKCKIQNQWEAIQQVCDAGKINAQTICNHQRLEQERNSEKCRDMQSFTNEENILGRGNQDPTAFNRDDDLTHETKEISLPMGWSYNWTFRGRKYYIDHIKKTTHWSHPLIKDSLPTNWDRIESLKHGVYYVNLLTKTAKYEHPFVQSPFQDEENQTTLEHISENTQKQQLKLVPGKAYRTHAMPYWLHAYLKDRQRCDHMVK comes from the exons ATGGATAGTGAAAGTTTATGTAATAGTTCAGaggatttatttttctttaagacAAGAAATAAATATCCGTATAATTCGAGTACATTTGGAAGTTCTAGTTCAGGAGATacattcaacttaaaactacgAAATGGGAAGTTAAGGACTGCAATCAACGCTCTGACGGATGCTTTCAAAATGGTAATGGCGACCATTGACCATTTAATCCAGAAACCAGTTGACATTTTAATGGCTGGCGTAGATCCTGAAAATTCAACAAACAGAACGAATCTCAAAAAGTCAGAATCGGAATTGCAAAAAGTGGCATTTCTTCTGCAGGATGGACTTAAACGGATGAGAGAAGCCATGCAAGAACAAAGCAGAGCAATTAAGGTTTTGTCCGAGTTAGAACAATTTACACCTGGACACAGTAAATCACCAGATGTAGAACAAAGTTCAGTAAAAAGTGAAACAGTTAGTCCTTTGTCAGAGATGGATAACGTGTCTGAACAACAGGAAAATGAACAAACATTAGCAGAgaaatgtaaaattcaaaaccaaTGGGAAGCAATACAACAGGTGTGTGATGCAGGCAAAATCAATGCTCAAACAATATGTAACCATCAACGATTAGAACAGGAACGAAATTCTGAAAAATGTAGAGATATGCAGTCTTTCACAAATGAAGAGAACATTCTTGGTCGTGGAAATCAAGACCCCACAG cATTCAACAGAGACGACGACTTAACACACGAAACTAAAGAAATATCTTTACCGATGGGTTGGAGTTATAATTGGACATTTCGTGGTAGAAAATACTACATTGATCACATTAAGAAAACTACACACTGGAGTCATCCTCTTATAAAAGATAGTCTGCCAACTAACTGGGATAGAATTGAGTCCCTAAAACATGGCGTTTATTATGTCAA TCTTCTTACGAAAACTGCTAAGTATGAACACCCGTTCGTGCAATCACCATTTCAAGATGAAGAAAATCAAACGACTTTGGAACACATCTCGGAGAATACTCAAAAACAACAACTTAAATTGGTTCCTGGAAAAGCATACCGAACACACG CAATGCCTTACTGGTTGCACGCTTACTTAAAAGACAGACAGCGATGTGATCATATGGTGAAATGA